The sequence CAGCGCCGCGGCGAAGGCCGACCGGCGCTGGATGCCGAGCACGAGGTAGTCCTGCTTCTCCAGCTCGCGCCGGAGCGACCGGACGTCGGCCGCGACGTAATCCCGCTCGATGATCTCGCCCGTCGGGCTGGCGAGCCGGCAGCGGTACTCGGGCACGGCCTACTCCTCCCCTTCCCCGCCGCCCACGGGGGGACCGAGCGCGTTCACCTCGAGGGCGATGAACAGCGCCTGGCCGCGCCGGCGTGCGGGCGCGCCCACGAGGTGGAGCCGCCCTTCCGGCAGATCGAGTTCCATCGTGAGGATCGGCCTTGGCGTCGCGAGGGCCGTGCCGGCTTCCCGCGGCGCGGGGCGCTTTTCGAGCACGAACGGCCGGACCTCGACGATCCCCCGATCCGTATCCACTGCCGCGATCTCCAGCTCCGCCCGGTAGCGCTCTCCCAGGTCGACGCCGATGGCACCGCCCTCCACCGTCCTGGCCGTGGCCGAGGCGATCCGCTCGAACCGGGTCCAGCCGGTCACCTCCGCCAGGGCGTCGCTCACCTCGCGGAGTTCGCCCGCCAGTCCTTCCCGGGGCTCCGTCTCGCGGGTGGCCAGGATGAGGCTCACGGTGACCTCCACCGCCTGCGGCGGCGTATCCCACGAGGCGAGCGCCTCGGCGATCCGCTCCAGCCGGTCCGGCTCGTCCTCGACGGTGATGACCCGCAGCGACTTCGGCACGCGGTAGGCGCCGCACGGCCCGAGGAGCTGGTCCACGAGCTGGGCGGCCTCCGCGACCGGCTTGTACCGGACCGGAAGGACGCGCGAGCGGATCTCCTTCCCCGAGCAATCGGCGGCGCGCGCGGGGAATCCGGCGCCCGCCAGGGCGGCGACCAACAGCGCGGCCGAGGTCAGGCGGATCACAGGTCGAGTTCCTTGTCGAGGATCAGGGTCACCGTCGGCCCCTCGCCACCCGCCGGAAGGAGCGTGACCACCCGCGCCCGGCGCGAGTCGACACGCCGCACGATGGGAGCCGGAGCCCTGCCGATCGGGGCCAGCTCGGGCAGGGCGGCCAGCCGGGCCCGCCGGTCCGGGGGCCTCACTCCCCACACGCCGGCCGCGAAGGCCGCGGCGGCGGCGGCGGCCAGCGCGAGCCGGAGGAGCCTCGCGGAGCGGCGCGGGACCGATCCGAGGCGCGGCGGCGGCGGCGCGGCGACCGGATCGGGCAGGACCGCCAGCAGCGCGAAGAGGGCGGAGGGATCCTTCGCCGACAGCTCCCGCCGGCAGGCCGGGCAAGCGGCGAGATGCCTCGCCTCGCCGGGGGCCGGGGGCCGCCCCGCCGCGAGACCGGCCAGGACCTCCGGATCCGGATGGCACCGGTCAGTCGGCACGTCCCTCGTCCTCACCGATCAGGCCGGGAAACTCCCGCCGCAGCCGCTCGGCGATCCGGGCTCGGACCTGGAACAGGTGATTCCGCACGGTCGACGGGGCGATTCCGAGCAGGCGCCCGATCTCCCCGGCGCTCATCCCCTCGGTGCGCGCCAGGACGAAGACCGCCTTCTGGCGGGGAGGCAGATCGCGCGTGACCGCTTGGAGCGCCCGTTCGAGTTCGAGCGCGAACAGCCGGACGTCCGGGCCCGAGCCGGCGCGCGGCATCCGGCGCTCCGCCAGGTCCTCCACGGGCACGCCCTCGCGGTCGGGACGCGCCCGGCGGCGTCTGAGAGCGTCGATCGAGAGGTTGACCGTCATCCGGTAGATCCAGGCGTCGAGTTCCCGCTCCTCCTGGAAGCGGCGGAGTTCCCGCCACAGCCGGAGGCACGTCTGCTGGGCGACGTCTTTCGCTTCCTCGCCGTCGCCGGTGATCCGGCGGGCGATCCGGTGGATCCGGGCCCAGCGGCCCTCCACCAGCCGGTCGAAAGCGTCCCGGTCGCCCGCGGCGGCGCGCCGTATGAGCTCGCGCTCCCGGCTCATCGCCGACCGGACCGCCGTCGCCCTGCCCTGTCTACGCGCCCCGGGCGCCCGGCGTCTAGCGGCGGCCGGAAGGGATCCCAGCCGCCCGCGGGCCACGGGGCGAAAGCGCCCCGGCGCACGAGACGGCCACCCCCGCCCGGCGCGGTGAGGCGGCCGACGACGTGGAGCGCGCCACCGGCCCGGGCCACCGCCCGCTCCGCCGCGGGCAGCCGATCCGGCGGGATCGCGGCCAGCAGCTCGTAGTCCTCACCCCCGGCGATCGCCGCCCGGAACGCCCTCCGCTCCCCGAGGAGCCGGCGGGCGGCGGGGGCGACGGGAATCCGCTCGGCCTCGACCTCGAACCCGCATCCGCTCGCCGCGGCGAGGCGGGGCAGGTCCAGGCCGAGGCCGTCGGAAAGGTCGATCAGGGCCCGCGCGTGCCGCGCGAGGGGCCGCGCCAGTTCGAGCCGCGCCGTCGGCTCCCGGAACGCCCTGAGCGCGGCCCCGGCCGCCCGCCGCCCGGCGCGGTCGCCCGGGGGAGCGAGCCGGCCGGAGCAGAGGAGGTGCCCCGCGGCCGCCGCCCCCAGCGGCCCGGTGACCGCGAGGAGATCCCCGGGCCGTCCGCCGCTCCTCAGCACGGGCCCGCCGGGCCACGGCCTTCCGACGGCGACGACGGCGAGCGCCGCGTGGCCGACCCGGGCCCGCGTGGTGTCCCCGCCGACGAGGGGAACTCCGCGCCGGTCGAGCGCACCGCCGAGTCCCTCGAAAAGCGCTCGCGCCTTCCGGCCCCACTCGCCGCCTCGGGGCCAGGAGAGGGCCAGGAGGACCCCCTCGGGCCTGGCGCCCATCGCCGCGATGTCGGAAAGAGCCCGCTCCACGGCGCGGCGGCCCAGGGCCCGGGGAACGATCCACCGGAACCGGAAGTGCCGCCCCTCCAGCATCTGGTCGACGGTGACCACCCGCGCCGGCCGGCCGGCGAGAACCGCCGCGTCGTCCCCGATTCCCAGGGAGAAGGCGGACCCGCCCCGCGCCCGGAAACGGCTGGCGAGCCAGGCGAGAAACCGGTCCTCTCCCAACTGGAAGGGGTCGCGCATGGCGGGCATTCTCCCCACCGGAGCGGGGTTCCACAACGAGACCGGATCTCTCCTCAGGCGCCGCCCGCCCGGATCCGGTCGGAGACCCCGGGGATCTCCCGCAACAGATCGAGCGCCGAGACGATGCCCGCGAGCCGCCCATCGGCATCGACGACCACCAACCGGTGCACGCCGAGCCGGATCATCAGCTCGGCCGCCTCCGACGCGGGGGCCTCGGGCCGGATCGCGTGGACCAGCGGCGTCATCACCTCGGAGATCGGGGCGCTACGGATGTCGGAGAGCCGGAGCGCTCCGAGATCGGGGGCCTCGGCGACGCGCCGGAGGGGCCGCTCGCCGTAGAAGGTCGTGCCGTCCACGGCGTTGCCGAAGTGCCAGTTGAGAATGTCGGTCTGGCTGATCACGCCCACGGGCCGTCCCCCGGCATCGACGACCGGCAGGCCGTGCACGCCGTGGCGCAGGCAGAGCCGCTCCGCCTCGTGGATCTCCTGGTCCTGCGAGACGACGACCACCTCGCGCGTCATCAGCTCCGCGACGCTCTTGCCCACGGGCGGACTCCTCCGCCGGTCCGGCTCGGTCCGGCCGCTTCCAGGATAGCGCCGCGCGCGGCGGAGGAGCGCCGTCAGCGGACCGTCGCCGCCCCGGCCGGCCGAACCGCCCGGCGCGCCTCCCCGCCGGGCTCGGCGAGGAGGGCGGCGGCGAGGACCTCCTCCATCGACTCCACCAGGGTGAAGTCCAGCTCCCGCCGGACCCGCGGCGGGATCTCCTTGAGGTCCTTCGCGTTGGCCCGTGGCAGCACGACCGCGCGGGCCCCCGCGCGCCGGGCGGCCAGGACTTTTTCCTTGATTCCGCCGACCGGAAGCACGCGCCCGCGGAGGGTGATCTCGCCGGTCATCGCGACCTCGCGGCGCACCGGCCGCTCCGTGAGAACGGACACGATCGCGGTGGCGATGGTGATCCCGGCCGACGGCCCGTCCTTCGGAATCGCTCCCTCCGGGACGTGCACGTGGATGTCGACCCCGCCGAACAGGTCCTCGTCGAGGGCGAGCAGGCCGGCGCGGCTCCTCGCCCAGCTCAGGGCGGCCTGGGCCGACTCCTTCATCACGCCACCGAGCTGGCCCGTGAGCACGAGCTTGCCGCGGCCACGCATCTTGAGCGCCTCGACGAAGAGGACGTCTCCCCCCGCCGCCGTCCAGGCCAGCCCGGTGACGACCCCGACCGCGGTCCCGGCGAG comes from Acidobacteriota bacterium and encodes:
- a CDS encoding RNA polymerase sigma factor yields the protein MSRERELIRRAAAGDRDAFDRLVEGRWARIHRIARRITGDGEEAKDVAQQTCLRLWRELRRFQEERELDAWIYRMTVNLSIDALRRRRARPDREGVPVEDLAERRMPRAGSGPDVRLFALELERALQAVTRDLPPRQKAVFVLARTEGMSAGEIGRLLGIAPSTVRNHLFQVRARIAERLRREFPGLIGEDEGRAD
- a CDS encoding CBS domain-containing protein; translated protein: MGKSVAELMTREVVVVSQDQEIHEAERLCLRHGVHGLPVVDAGGRPVGVISQTDILNWHFGNAVDGTTFYGERPLRRVAEAPDLGALRLSDIRSAPISEVMTPLVHAIRPEAPASEAAELMIRLGVHRLVVVDADGRLAGIVSALDLLREIPGVSDRIRAGGA
- the thiL gene encoding thiamine-phosphate kinase translates to MPAMRDPFQLGEDRFLAWLASRFRARGGSAFSLGIGDDAAVLAGRPARVVTVDQMLEGRHFRFRWIVPRALGRRAVERALSDIAAMGARPEGVLLALSWPRGGEWGRKARALFEGLGGALDRRGVPLVGGDTTRARVGHAALAVVAVGRPWPGGPVLRSGGRPGDLLAVTGPLGAAAAGHLLCSGRLAPPGDRAGRRAAGAALRAFREPTARLELARPLARHARALIDLSDGLGLDLPRLAAASGCGFEVEAERIPVAPAARRLLGERRAFRAAIAGGEDYELLAAIPPDRLPAAERAVARAGGALHVVGRLTAPGGGGRLVRRGAFAPWPAGGWDPFRPPLDAGRPGRVDRAGRRRSGRR